A section of the Rhizobium sp. Pop5 genome encodes:
- a CDS encoding cysteine desulfurase family protein, giving the protein MAPPRLYLDWNATAPLHPAAREAIMRAIDIFGNPNSVHGEGRAARAAIEGARRKVAALAGTDAANVVFTSGATEAANLVLTPEFSMGRTPLKLGHLYYSAIEHLAVREGGRFPRESTTEIPVTDAGIVDLNALAALLDAHDKSTGLPVVAIMLVNNETGIVQPVEEAARIVHAHGGLFIIDAVQAAGRLSIEIERVGADFMIISSHKIGGPKGAGALIARGEALMPKALIRGGGQERGHRSGTQNSLALIGFGAAAEAALENLGERNAVIGALRDRLEAGMRAVAPDVIIHGAGGPRVANTIFFTLPCLKAETGQIAFDLEGVALSAGSACSSGKVGESHVLAAMGRDAKLGALRISLGFSTTDEDIDRAIAAFGKIACRRRSAGEAA; this is encoded by the coding sequence ATGGCGCCGCCACGCCTTTATCTCGACTGGAATGCCACAGCGCCGCTGCACCCGGCTGCGCGCGAGGCGATCATGCGCGCGATCGACATCTTCGGCAATCCAAATAGCGTCCACGGAGAGGGCCGCGCCGCGCGCGCCGCCATCGAAGGCGCGCGGCGCAAGGTGGCGGCACTCGCCGGCACCGATGCCGCCAATGTGGTCTTCACCAGCGGTGCGACGGAAGCTGCCAATCTGGTGCTGACGCCTGAATTCAGCATGGGCCGCACACCGCTGAAACTCGGCCACCTCTACTATTCCGCTATCGAGCATTTGGCGGTGCGGGAAGGGGGACGCTTCCCCAGGGAGAGCACGACCGAAATTCCGGTAACGGACGCCGGGATCGTCGACCTGAATGCGCTCGCCGCACTTCTCGACGCCCATGACAAGTCGACGGGCCTTCCCGTCGTGGCGATCATGCTCGTCAACAACGAGACCGGCATCGTCCAGCCGGTGGAGGAAGCGGCCAGGATCGTGCACGCCCATGGCGGTCTCTTCATCATCGATGCCGTGCAGGCGGCCGGCCGCCTGTCGATCGAGATCGAACGCGTCGGCGCGGATTTCATGATCATCTCCTCCCATAAGATCGGTGGGCCGAAGGGTGCGGGCGCGCTGATCGCCCGTGGTGAGGCGCTGATGCCGAAGGCGCTGATCCGCGGCGGCGGGCAGGAGAGAGGTCACCGATCAGGGACACAGAATTCGCTGGCGCTGATCGGATTCGGAGCAGCGGCGGAAGCCGCACTGGAGAACCTCGGGGAACGTAACGCTGTGATTGGCGCGCTACGCGATCGGCTGGAAGCCGGCATGCGCGCTGTCGCGCCCGATGTCATCATCCACGGGGCCGGCGGTCCGAGGGTCGCCAATACCATTTTCTTCACGCTTCCCTGCCTGAAAGCGGAGACCGGCCAGATCGCCTTCGATCTCGAAGGTGTTGCGCTTTCGGCAGGCTCTGCCTGCTCGTCCGGCAAGGTCGGTGAAAGCCATGTTCTGGCGGCAATGGGACGCGACGCCAAGCTCGGAGCCTTGCGCATCTCGCTCGGCTTTTCCACAACGGACGAGGACATCGATCGGGCAATCGCGGCTTTCGGCAAGATCGCCTGCCGGCGCAGGTCGGCGGGCGAGGCGGCCTGA
- a CDS encoding alpha/beta hydrolase, protein MPEVIFNGPAGRLEGRYQPSKEKSAPIALILHPHPQFGGTMNNQIVYQLFYMFQKRGFTTLRFNFRGIGRSQGEFDHGAGELSDAASALDWVQSLHPDSKTCWVAGYSFGSWIGMQLLMRRPEIEGFMSIAPQPNTYDFSFLAPCPSSGLIINGEADKVAPEKDVNGLVEKLKTQKGILITHRTVPAANHFFNGQVETLMGECEDYLDRRLNGELVPEPAAKRIR, encoded by the coding sequence ATGCCCGAAGTTATTTTCAACGGCCCTGCCGGTCGTCTTGAAGGCCGCTACCAGCCCTCCAAGGAAAAAAGCGCGCCCATCGCTCTGATTTTGCATCCGCATCCGCAGTTCGGCGGCACGATGAACAATCAGATCGTCTACCAGCTCTTCTACATGTTCCAGAAGCGCGGGTTTACGACGCTGCGCTTCAACTTCCGGGGCATCGGCCGCAGCCAGGGTGAATTCGACCACGGCGCAGGCGAACTCTCGGATGCGGCTTCTGCGCTCGACTGGGTGCAGAGCCTGCATCCCGATTCCAAGACCTGTTGGGTCGCGGGCTATTCCTTCGGCTCGTGGATCGGCATGCAGCTCCTGATGCGCCGGCCGGAGATCGAAGGCTTCATGTCGATCGCCCCGCAGCCGAACACTTACGATTTCTCGTTTCTGGCGCCCTGCCCCTCCTCCGGCCTGATCATCAACGGCGAAGCCGACAAGGTGGCGCCGGAAAAGGATGTGAATGGCCTTGTCGAGAAGCTGAAGACCCAGAAAGGCATCCTCATCACGCACCGCACCGTGCCTGCCGCCAACCACTTCTTCAACGGTCAGGTGGAAACGCTGATGGGCGAATGCGAGGACTATCTCGATCGCCGTCTGAACGGCGAACTGGTGCCCGAGCCGGCCGCCAAGCGCATCCGCTAA